CGTGTAAGAAATTAttcttataacaaaaaaaataaggtATCTATAAAGAGATCCGCGAAGAAACTGTCATAGCTAATAATTTAGTAAgttataataatttgaacaGGATCTTTTTATAAGGTTTTGATGATGGAATTTGCTTGAAATGCATTCAAAATAGAAAACCGGTAGATATCTCATTtggaattttaattaattaatgaagaTTACCTTTATTGGTGTAAAGATTGTCTATCAACTTATAGTAACAGGCGCCAATAATgtctataaatttatttaacacGGACCTAAAATCACATTTTTAACAACCGGTCCTAATAAATAACCTTGATGCGAATATATCATATCCGAAACATATTAAAAAACTGCTCTATTTAGCATTGATTTTCGGAAAATCCTTGAACGGTGACCTCAAACCGGAAAACATAAAGGTCAAATAACTAACGGATGATAGCAACAGAGGCAGATTCACATACCACAATCATTAAACACATATGACACTTAATTTAATATAAGGTCAATCAGTTAACATGTTTCAGTAGGCCAGCCGCATATTTCTCAGTCTGATCcgatttttagttttatatttagactaactgatgcccgcgacttcgtccacaagAATGTAGTGTTCTAAATATCCTTCAgaacctctttgattttctgggataaaagtagggTATGCCACTCTCCAAATTCTATATCCAATCAAGTCgatcgatccgttactccgttgcagcgtgattgaaagggaacaaacaaacaaacacactttcacatttataatatgggtagtgattttgttataatttacgtacttaatttaagtaatattttaattactgtactttattatcattatttaatattaaatattgtttttaaattattccttGGTGATAAATTATTCAAAACACAAATTGAAAAAGCTATATAAAGTAAATTTCTATCGGAtccattaataataatcaacgttacattattgtaataatattaacaaaagCAAGCCACTTACTGTGTAAATACTTCAGTATTATTTTTGGTTTCAGAGTCTATAACTTCACATTTCATGGAGACTTCTTGGTCGGGCTTTAAGGTGTTCACCTCATTTACGCTTTCCACGACTGGCTCACCCAGAGCTAATACGAGTATATCCGGCGATACATATTTCGTTATTATCGCCTTAATTACACTATATATGAAGGGAAACCGTGGGGCATAAATTTGAAAACCTATGTAGTCGTTAGAATCTCCTCTCTCCAAATGCTTGTAAGTACCATCAAATGGATAAACTCCTTGTTGATAGATATAAGTATATTTTCCCTCGTCTGTTGGTACATATTTTCCTTCAGTTGGTGGTCTGTAGTACTTTCCATCGTCATAGTAGTCATATGTTTTATGTTTGTATTTTCCGGTATCGTAGGGTGAACACTGAACTAGCGCCCACAATGAAACAGCCAATATCTGAAATTGAAACAGAGTACTTATTAAATTAGGTAGttattaactttaaaatatCTACGCAGGAGCAGCTTATATAACTCTATACCAAGATCAAGGTCAGTCGTAGTTTGCAATACTGCTGCCACTTATGGGATGACTCTGCCAAGTATCAGCTCGATGCATTAGATTCGGTGGATCTTCGCACCAGATGACTCATTGGTGACCaagcgctggtcaattctaTGCTCTAAAGCTTAGAGTATTGACGTAAGGTTGCCTGTCTGTTGGTATTCTACAGAATATAGTGTGCTACGGAGCTATTTGATCTAGTTACCCCAATTATTTTACTATCGGACCGCGAGGCATCTTAAAGGCCCGCACCCCTAAATTTTCATAATCCACGGACTCGTATGAAGCGATTTGCTTACTCATTCCTAATATGCACTGTtagaatatggaatgcccttgTAGGCAAGTGCGCTTCATCTTAGAGTGCATCATCCTACTTTGGCGTGATAGCAGTCAAGCGCATgaatattcaatttaaaaaaaatacactcgCATTTTACCTATATAGTTTGCTTGTTGAGGTACAGTTATGTATTAATGTTCAActtcttttttagcgtttaaactatccaACTTCTTGTATGTTATTAGCAAATCTTCTAAAAAAGTCCAGGCTGGGTTTCAATCGCTATGCAATGCAGGTGTATAATAGGTAAACAGGGAGGGTCATTGAGTGAATAAtcaagtaaaatataaatcaagATAAGTCAAgtgaggtataatattataacatgcTATTTGCTTTGGTATCTAGCTAAATCGGGAACGTGGTCAAATGAAATGtaatcataaaataattaataagtaaaatGTTCTAGAAAATCATATCATGGAAAATATATACAggtagataataaaattaaatcaattcAAGTTATAAACAATGTAATGTTATGTAAAATGGCATACGCTGTACTTGCCTCGACCTACACAGAAACGTGaagatacctactgtatttATGTCATAAAACAGCAttaatcaatatatatatatatatatatatatatatatatgtatatatatatatatatatattattatatacttataataaaactgtaacaggtcaaattctgtacattgaagatattttgaattttttttttcgagggcactctataatcgatactgaacacaaaactgtaatttttttcatttttgtctgtctgtctgtctgtctgtctgtctgtctgtatcacggccgcgcatcacgctgaaactactgaatggattccaatgaaacttggtacgatttgaggtcatactatgaggaagaatatagaatactgtttatcccgaaattcagcatggttcccgtaggagaggggatgaaagttaaaatgtatactgagttgtaattcattaacgcgtagtccgatttcattctatctttttttgttagaaaggggatattttaaaaattgttccgtaaatatttcaaggtaatcggtttttaaccgactgtcaaaaatgaggtggttcttttttctacatcgattttttcgaggtttctggaccgatttgcaaattattttttaaatcaacaaaaaagttttcgtggtggtcacataaaaaattctggattcaactccttaatcctgatgctgcagggttactgcccgcctgagttatcaagattcaatacttataataaaactgtaacaggtcaaattctgtacattgaagatattttgaacaatatacttatatcaatacttataataaaactgtaacaggtcaaattctgaacattgaagatattttgaaaattttttttcgagggcactctataatcgatactgaacacaaaactgtaatttttttcatttttgtctgtctgtctgtctatctgtctgtctgtctgtctgtatcacggccgcgcatcacgctgagactactgaatggattccaatgaaacttggtacgatttgaggtcatactatgaggaagaatataggatactttttatcccgaaattcagcatggttcccgtaggagaggggatgaaagttaaaatgtatactgagttgtaattcattaacgcgtagtccgatttcattcattcttttttgttagaaaggggatattttaaaaattgttccgtaaatatttcaaggtaatcggtttttaaccgactgtcaaaaatgaggtggttcttttctctacatcgattttttcgaggtttctggaccgatttgcaaattatttttttaatcaacaaaaaagttttcgtggtggtcacataaaaaattctggattcaactccttaatcctgatgctgcagggttactgcccgcctgagttatcaagattcaggaagtgttcatagtgaattcatattgtaggtactaagcaacgactttattctcagacttcaagtctcaactcctcaaccctgatgatgtagggtacagcactcctaaactataatgtttcaggaactgcggatgatgcaaaattattttaggtaccaagcataggctacatcattgaacttcggatcctaactcctcaatcctgatgctgcaaagtactgaagtcctaaatcgtggggattttagaatttctgatagtgaattgatatttttaaaaaaattaaaaattttgaatcgactgttaggcggaacgaagttcgcagggtcagctagtacaataatataatctatttaatgttatttttgtaaTCAATAACTTGTACGAGTTAAATAGCACTATGTAATTGATTGTCTAATATTTATTAAGAAACTTTGAACTGATTGTATTAAAATCGATTCAAAGTTGAAAAGTGGTCTCTGTACCTTTCAATGGATGATTCGCGATTAAAGATAACATTCAGATAAATAGACACATTTTCGTATTTGtccggcgtccgtgtttcctgcccagtataacttaaatacctacaaggcatcttctaggctgGTGCAATTTAACCTAGACTTTATCATTACTTTTTATGAGACATGATTTTtgccaagcgcaagcctatctcacaATAAACACGTAattgaaaagtttaaaaaaaaccctcgACTGCAGTCTGCACTGCATCTTTTTTAGCCCGCACTTTCGCATGAAATCCGCCATTATGTATTCAAATATACAAATTGCATACATTTTTGTACTTGTCTTTTAAAGTCCTTCAATTTGATACCCCACTGGAGAGTCTTAAAGAaatcaaccaacaaaccaacaaaccaatacataaacaaacaaacacactttcgaatttataataggggtagggaTGTGAGTACTACCTGTATATGTAGGCAGACTACAATGTCTTGGTAGGAGCAATGACTTCATGGCGCCACGTTTTCAATGGGTTCAATGCTCAAGACTAAGACTGTTTTGAAAGTTTACTGAACCCACCCTAAAGGTTATACTTTAAACACTTTTAcattaaacaattttattttgccaAAACAGTCCAGCCACTTAGTAATAATGCTTTAAATTCGAAAccactttgtaaaagtttttaaagtaggtactaataggGCGGATTTGTAACccaaattttaataacaaaatgTATAACTGGTACCCACAAAATCCTTAACTTatgtaatactagatgatgcccgagacttcgtccgcgtggatttaggtttttaaaaatcccgtgggaacttgatttccccgggatgcaagctatcgctgtaccaaatttagtcaaaattggttgaacgcaTGGGCCgttaaaggctagcagacagacagacagacatagggacagacacacttccgcatttataatattagtatcgatgTATTCCAGTGAACAGTAGTCCTGATTCATTAGGTTAGGGGACTTAAAACCCGAAAACTTTTATTGTCATAGTAATAAAGTGTTTGAAGTTCCATATAAATCGGCCAGTAGAAGTAATTTAATAATCAGTCGCAAAATGAAATACTTGATACAAAAATtaactgtttaaaaaaatttcatTGCAAGTCCCCTTTATGAACTACGTTTTgagtttattatattactatctACCtaggcagataggtaggtatattgtaataATTCGCAGTAACGcccatttaaaatattttttctaagacTTTAAAGGAACCgcatttcttaaaaaaaacagcaacaagttttaaaatgtagacaatatacataaatatttgaCTTTCCATAAAAACCTGTATACAAAATTACTTGACCTGTGACCTCTCTGTTTTAGATCCATCTAACACATGATACATGATAGTACTTAAATCAATTTAGTGAAACACAAGATTGACTAGAATAAACAGAAGAAGACAAAAATCATAAGTTCCGTTTGcggatatttattataaaataactatgAACTTATTTCCTAAAAAGAATtcctgtttttaattaaaattagaaaGATTGAAAAATAACCTTAAATGAACTTGAGACTATGATACAATAATAACAATCATACTTACAAATTTTCCCACGTGCTTCATTTTCTTTAATTGAAGAGTGaatcaataaatattattcaacGATAATATTCTTCAAGAGAAGTTTTATTGCACCTCGTCCGATACAGGTTGTTCACTCCACAGATTATGTTTTGGATCTGAAACTAGATCAGATAATGTGTCATAAGTAAGCAGTATTTTCGTTAGATAACAGCCAATATtcgtcaaaaatattttattcctcATTGCCTTAATTAACATTTAGATGTATAATAAATTTTGTTCGAGACATACCAAAAGTGGATCAGAATCCTCAAATCAAGTGTGACGAGGTCAAACAGAAGGAATTAGCATAGCTCATGACATTACGAGTATAATAGGTTACAAAGAGCGCCACAATATTGTTCCCTCACTTTACACTAAAaagttacctatacctatctcaATTACTTACGCAACAAGTCCTACAGTGCCAAGAAGCTTCAATACGATCGACTTACAATAACGTTGTAATTCTCTTAAATGGAATGTTTGAAAAGCCACTTCAGGTATCGACTTGCACGAAATAAAAATCACCCATCGTAAAATGCATCTTTATTTAAACTGAGATTCTGCATTACAATGACCTTACATTAGGCATTTATATAGGtgcttaactagatgatgcccgcgacttcatccgcgtggatttaggtttttttaaatctcgtttgaactccttgattttctggCATAAAAAAT
This genomic window from Maniola hyperantus chromosome 5, iAphHyp1.2, whole genome shotgun sequence contains:
- the LOC117982125 gene encoding uncharacterized protein, whose protein sequence is MKHVGKFILAVSLWALVQCSPYDTGKYKHKTYDYYDDGKYYRPPTEGKYVPTDEGKYTYIYQQGVYPFDGTYKHLERGDSNDYIGFQIYAPRFPFIYSVIKAIITKYVSPDILVLALGEPVVESVNEVNTLKPDQEVSMKCEVIDSETKNNTEVFTQYPPLLNIKEGEKLGTIYNFKGSKTLSTVTNSLTNKLKLEYEVFVRIVEDVSE